From Primulina tabacum isolate GXHZ01 chromosome 2, ASM2559414v2, whole genome shotgun sequence, one genomic window encodes:
- the LOC142533682 gene encoding uncharacterized protein LOC142533682: protein MADEKMNTGSRDDNMEMEQNTLSSDSSENISSIDLNEEAGSNTIDQVIEFPSNGDQEIKHEDSLKSAEGDEKKSTVRQYIRSKMPRLRWTPDLHLSFIHAIERLGGQERATPKSVLQLMNVRGLSISHVKSHLQMYRGKKLDESGKVIGQPNRFYSIPGRRYQLSGTTFGKFSPLHQLRLENGGIVLSHDTPGQGDRLRNFSHNSQSYYPLEIKSLASRFQRRSSDNQEPKVRTNSGVISEVNNQDKSILQSTEERYRTGPLRPNKFLEDRRWPQREEILKTQYKEQKTPSIWAGTASQNFKPQPSWNCIDSSTRICQQKSSFVSEKSRLPLSNLDHSFPINETNEEKRNKRTDRLPAGSDLQLSLSLSINNGKDQKACMKGGDSDINTMLSLALTPH, encoded by the exons ATGGCTGATGAAAAGATGAACACGGGATCAAGAGATGATAATATGGAAATGGAACAAAACACGTTATCATCTGATTCATCAGAAAATATTTCGTCCATCGATTTAAATGAAGAAGCTGGAAGCAACACGATTGATCAAGTTATCGAGTTTCCCAGCAACGGTGATCAAGAGATCAAACATGAAGATAGCTTGAAATCAGCAGAAGGGGATGAGAAGAAGAGTACGGTTAGGCAGTATATTCGATCCAAAATGCCTAGACTACGGTGGACTCCTGATCTTCATCTCTCATTCATCCATGCTATTGAGAGGCTTGGAGGGCAAGAAA GGGCCACACCTAAATCAGTGCTTCAATTGATGAACGTCAGAGGACTCAGCATCTCTCATGTCAAAAGTCACTTACAG ATGTATCGGGGCAAGAAATTAGATGAATCAGGGAAAG TGATAGGTCAACCAAATAGATTTTACAGTATTCCAGGAAGAAGATACCAGCTTTCTGGAACAACATTCGGAAAATTCAGccctcttcatcagttgagatTGGAGAATGGTGGCATTGTTCTTTCCCATGATACGCCCGGTCAGGGAGATCGCCTGAGGAATTTTTCCCACAATTCACAATCCTACTATCCACTTGAAATCAAATCCCTCGCTTCCAG ATTCCAGCGCCGGTCTTCCGATAATCAAGAACCCAAAGTCAGGACTAATTCTGGAGTTATTTCGGAGGTAAATAATCAGGATAAGTCAATTCTTCAATCAACGGAAGAAAGGTACCGAACTGGTCCACTCAGGCCAAACAAATTTCTTGAAGATAGAAGGTGGCCTCAGCGAGAAGAGATCCTCAAAACCCAATATAAAGAGCAAAAGACCCCTAGCATTTGGGCTGGTACTGCTTCGCAAAATTTTAAACCGCAACCTAGCTGGAATTGCATTGACAGCAGCACTAGGATTTGCCAGCAGAAATCAAGCTTCGTATCTGAAAAGTCCAGGCTACCGCTTAGTAATCTTGATCATTCCTTCCCAATTAATGAG ACGAACGAGGAGAAGAGAAATAAGAGGACAGACAGGTTGCCTGCAGGATCAGATTTACAACTAAGTTTAAGCCTGAGTATAAATAATGGCAAGGATCAGAAGGCTTGCATGAAGGGAGGAGATTCAGATATTAACACAATGCTTTCTCTTGCTTTGACTCCTCATTGA